A part of Vulpes lagopus strain Blue_001 chromosome 4, ASM1834538v1, whole genome shotgun sequence genomic DNA contains:
- the TTI2 gene encoding TELO2-interacting protein 2 isoform X2, with product MEATECDQLLEGGGTWRRGMPEVLGQVAKALEKYAAPPREQEGRRRADCDVAEKAAAVGLLFLKLLGRMEAAQSSLVGPAWKAGLRHLAAPIYVFALTHSLEHPWTSPRSREVAGEVLSELLRVTPCASVAGFLHGEHEDEKGRFTVVMELLKRDLNKESWKNNPATKHVFSWSLQQVTRPWLSQHLEMVLPPSLLISDDYQTENKILGVRCLHHIVLNVPAADLLQYNRAQVVYHALFNHLYTPEYNLIQAVLLCLLDLFPILEKALQWKGGAGRPTTHCDEVLQLILTHMEPEHRLLLRRTYARNLPAFVKRLGILTVRHLKRLERIIIGYLEVYDGPEEEARLKILETLKLLMQYAWPRVPCRLVVLLKALLKLICDVARDPNLTPEPVKSALLEEATECLILLDHCSQGQVKDLLVKILQSCEDSKVVNCIRKVQQVSEGTSYNGT from the exons ATGGAAGCCACGGAGTGTGACCAGCTGTTGGAGGGGGGCGGCACGTGGCGCCGCGGAATGCCCGAGGTGCTGGGGCAGGTGGCAAAAGCCCTGGAGAAGTATGCAGCCCCgcccagggagcaggagggcagaCGTCGCGCGGACTGCGACGTGGCCGAGAAGGCGGCCGCGGTCGGGTTACTGTTTCTTAAACTATTGGGGAGAATGGAGGCGGCCCAGTCTTCGTTGGTTGGCCCTGCGTGGAAGGCAGGCCTGCGTCACTTGGCAGCACCCATCTATGTTTTCGCGCTCACGCACAGTCTGGAGCACCCGTGGACCAGCCCGAGGTCCCGTGAGGTTGCTGGAGAGGTGCTCTCCGAACTCCTTCGGGTTACTCCGTGTGCGTCCGTGGCAGGATTTCTGCACGGAGAACATGAAGACGAGAAAGGGCGGTTCACGGTAGTGATGGAGCTTCTCAAACGCGATTTGAATAA GGAATCCTGGAAGAATAACCCTGCCACGAAACATGTTTTTTCATGGAGTCTACAACAGGTCACCCGACCCTGGCTTAGCCAACATCTGGAAATGGTACTTCCCCCGTCACTGCTCATCTCAGATGACTATCAAACCGAGAACAAAATCCTGGGTGTACGCTGCCTCCATCACATTGTGCTTAATGTG CCAGCTGCTGATTTGCTCCAGTATAACAGAGCCCAGGTCGTATATCATGCCCTTTTCAACCACCTGTACACACCAGAGTACAACCTCATTCAG GCTGTGCTCCTGTGTCTGCTGGATTTATTCCCCATCCTGGAGAAAGCCCTGCAATGGAAGGGAGGTGCAGGTCGGCCCACCACACACTGTGATGAGGTGCTGCAGTTGATTCTGACCCACATGGAGCCAGAGCACCGCCTTCTCCTTCGCAGGACCTATGCCCGAAACCTCCCAGCGTTTGTGAAGAG gTTGGGGATTCTAACTGTCCGGCACTTAAAGAGACTGGAGCGGATCATTATTGGTTATCTGGAGGTTTATGATGGACCGGAGGAAGAGGCTAGATTGAAGATACTGGAAACCCTAAAACTTCTCATGCAATATGCATGGCCCAG AGTTCCCTGTAGACTTGTGGTCTTATTGAAGGCGCTCCTGAAACTGATATGTGATGTAGCGAGGGATCCAAACCTTACACCTGAGCCTGTAAAGAGCGCCTTACTAGAGGAGGCCACCGAGTGCCTGATTCTCC
- the TTI2 gene encoding TELO2-interacting protein 2 isoform X1 yields MEPESPREGERPPSALGQALSQIVHRLTSQESRRAKARSAALEDLSALMEATECDQLLEGGGTWRRGMPEVLGQVAKALEKYAAPPREQEGRRRADCDVAEKAAAVGLLFLKLLGRMEAAQSSLVGPAWKAGLRHLAAPIYVFALTHSLEHPWTSPRSREVAGEVLSELLRVTPCASVAGFLHGEHEDEKGRFTVVMELLKRDLNKESWKNNPATKHVFSWSLQQVTRPWLSQHLEMVLPPSLLISDDYQTENKILGVRCLHHIVLNVPAADLLQYNRAQVVYHALFNHLYTPEYNLIQAVLLCLLDLFPILEKALQWKGGAGRPTTHCDEVLQLILTHMEPEHRLLLRRTYARNLPAFVKRLGILTVRHLKRLERIIIGYLEVYDGPEEEARLKILETLKLLMQYAWPRVPCRLVVLLKALLKLICDVARDPNLTPEPVKSALLEEATECLILLDHCSQGQVKDLLVKILQSCEDSKVVNCIRKVQQVSEGTSYNGT; encoded by the exons ATGGAGCCCGAGAGCCCGCGGGAAGGAGAGCGGCCTCCCTCCGCCCTCGGGCAGGCCTTGTCTCAGATCGTGCACCGTCTCACCAGCCAGGAGTCCCGACGGGCCAAGGCCAGGAGTGCGGCGCTTGAGGACCTGAGCGCTCTGATGGAAGCCACGGAGTGTGACCAGCTGTTGGAGGGGGGCGGCACGTGGCGCCGCGGAATGCCCGAGGTGCTGGGGCAGGTGGCAAAAGCCCTGGAGAAGTATGCAGCCCCgcccagggagcaggagggcagaCGTCGCGCGGACTGCGACGTGGCCGAGAAGGCGGCCGCGGTCGGGTTACTGTTTCTTAAACTATTGGGGAGAATGGAGGCGGCCCAGTCTTCGTTGGTTGGCCCTGCGTGGAAGGCAGGCCTGCGTCACTTGGCAGCACCCATCTATGTTTTCGCGCTCACGCACAGTCTGGAGCACCCGTGGACCAGCCCGAGGTCCCGTGAGGTTGCTGGAGAGGTGCTCTCCGAACTCCTTCGGGTTACTCCGTGTGCGTCCGTGGCAGGATTTCTGCACGGAGAACATGAAGACGAGAAAGGGCGGTTCACGGTAGTGATGGAGCTTCTCAAACGCGATTTGAATAA GGAATCCTGGAAGAATAACCCTGCCACGAAACATGTTTTTTCATGGAGTCTACAACAGGTCACCCGACCCTGGCTTAGCCAACATCTGGAAATGGTACTTCCCCCGTCACTGCTCATCTCAGATGACTATCAAACCGAGAACAAAATCCTGGGTGTACGCTGCCTCCATCACATTGTGCTTAATGTG CCAGCTGCTGATTTGCTCCAGTATAACAGAGCCCAGGTCGTATATCATGCCCTTTTCAACCACCTGTACACACCAGAGTACAACCTCATTCAG GCTGTGCTCCTGTGTCTGCTGGATTTATTCCCCATCCTGGAGAAAGCCCTGCAATGGAAGGGAGGTGCAGGTCGGCCCACCACACACTGTGATGAGGTGCTGCAGTTGATTCTGACCCACATGGAGCCAGAGCACCGCCTTCTCCTTCGCAGGACCTATGCCCGAAACCTCCCAGCGTTTGTGAAGAG gTTGGGGATTCTAACTGTCCGGCACTTAAAGAGACTGGAGCGGATCATTATTGGTTATCTGGAGGTTTATGATGGACCGGAGGAAGAGGCTAGATTGAAGATACTGGAAACCCTAAAACTTCTCATGCAATATGCATGGCCCAG AGTTCCCTGTAGACTTGTGGTCTTATTGAAGGCGCTCCTGAAACTGATATGTGATGTAGCGAGGGATCCAAACCTTACACCTGAGCCTGTAAAGAGCGCCTTACTAGAGGAGGCCACCGAGTGCCTGATTCTCC
- the LOC121488693 gene encoding acidic proline-rich protein PRP33-like — MDKVSTPGDPRRGEATGRADAATHALGQAPPPAYSVGTEPETDKGRRARRLNPPRLPARSGRRLPPRPRSARGSTRGHRPSSAPGQTPRDADLPQPTGLPSESCARHPAPRPGRPRSRAPTAEADDELTF; from the exons atggataaagt CTCCACTCCCGGGGACCCGCGGCGCGGCGAGGCGACCGGCCGTGCGGACGCGGCCACACACGCGCTCGGACAGGCTCCTCCCCCCGCCTACTCCGTCGGGACCGAACCCGAGACGGACAAAGGGCGGCGGGCCCGGCGCTTGAACCCGCCGCGGCTCCCGGCTCGCTCGGGGCGCCGCCTGCCGCCCAGACCCCGCAGCGCGCGCGGCAGCACCCGAGGGCACCGCCCCTCCTCCGCCCCGGGCCAGACCCCACGCGACGCCGACCTCCCCCAGCCCACGGGCCTCCCGAGCGAGAGCTGCGcccggcacccggcacccagGCCGGGAAGGCCGCGCAGCCGCGCGCCCACAGCGGAGGCCGACGACGAGCTAACGTTCTGA